The DNA window CGGTTCCCTCAGCGGCGATCTCATCGGCCGTCTTGCCGAACGCGAGGACCTTGGTCTGGGCGAAGTAGTTGCTCATCAGCAAGTCGTGCATGCTGCCGGTGCCGTCACGGGTCGGGAGGTCGTCCGTCGGCTCGGCGAATCCGATGAAGTCGGCGGGAATCAGCCGGGTTCCCTGGTGCAGCAACTGATAGAACGCGTGCTGTCCGTTGGTGCCCGGCTCACCCCAGAAGATCTCCCCGGTCGACGTCGTCACCGGAGTGCCGTCTGCCTTGACCGACTTGCCGTTGGACTCCATCGTCAGCTGCTGCAGGTACGCGGGGAAGCGTGAGAGATCGTTGGAATACGGTAGTACCGCGCGAGTTTCCGAACCGAAGAAGCTGCTGTACCAGAGCCCGAGGAGGCCGAGCAGCGCCGGAGCGTTCTGTTCGAGTGGCGTCGTGCGGAAGTGCTCGTCGATGCGGTGGAAGCCGTCGAGGAATTCCCCGAATGCCTCTTTGCCGATCACGGCCATGACCGAAAGACCGATCGCCGAATCCACCGAGTAGCGTCCGCCGACCCAGTCCCAGAACCCGAACATGTTGGCGGTGTCGATACCGAACTCCGACACGCGCTCCGCGTTGGTCGACACTGCGACGAAGTGCTTGGCGACCGAGTCTTCGCCGAGGGCATCGACGAGCCATCGCCGTGCTGCTGTGGCGTTGGTCAACGTCTCCAGCGTCGAGAACGTCTTCGAGGCAATGATGAACAGCGTCGACGCCGGGTCGAGCCCGACCAACGCGGCAACCAGATCGGCGGGATCCACATTGGAGACGAACCTTGCATCGATTCCGGCGTCGGCATAGTGACGCAGCGCCTTGTAGACCATCACGGGTCCCAGGTCACTGCCGCCGATACCGATGTTGACCACTGTCGAGATTCGCGAACCGGTCGCGCCGACCCATTCACCGGAACGCAATCGATCGGTGAATTCGCCCATCCGCGTAAGAACTTCGTGGACATCGGCGACGACGTTCTGCCCGTCGACCTCGAGCGTCGCGTCGGCGGGGAGCCGCAGAGCGGTGTGCAGGACTGCCCGATCCTCGGACGTGTTGATATGTTCGCCGGCGAACATCGCGTCCCGACGGCCTTCGACGTCCGCGGCGCGAGCGAGTTCGACCAGAAGAGACACTGTCTCACTGTCGATGATGTGCTTGCTGTAGTCGATGTGCAGATCGCCGGCATCCATCGTGAAGGTTCGGCCGCGATCCGGGTCCTCGGTGAACAGGTCTCGAAGCTTCTTCTCGCCGATCGCCTCGTGATGTGCTTTCAGGTTGCTCCAGGCGTCGCTGCCCGTGATGTCACCGCTCATGTCTGCAAACCCTAATCTGCTTCGCCGGCTTGTGCGCGTCTTCTCGTACCCTCTGGGCACACGTGAAGCCTGGGGGCACACTGGAAGAATGGAGACCAATTCACTCGTCGAATCCATCCAACCGAAGCTGTGGATCGGTGGCCACGCCGTCGATGCCGAAAACGCAGCGACGTTCGAGGTCAACGATCCAGCTACCGGGAAGCCGATCACCAGGGTCGCCGACGCCAGCGCTGCGGACGCGAAGAAGGCGATCGACGCGGCTGCGGCAGCACAGAAGTCGTGGGCGAAGACGCCCGCTCGCGAGCGCGGTGAGTACCTTCGTGCCGCATTCGAGAAGATCACCGAACGTGCCGACGACGTCGCGACGCTCATGACGCTCGAGATGGGCAAGGCTTTGGCCGAGTCGAAAGCGGAAGTCAAGTACGGCGCGGAGTTCTTCCGGTGGTTCGCCGAGGAGGCCGTCCGCATCGAAGGCCGATACACGCCTGCACCTGCTGGCAACGGTCGCATTCTGGTGAGCAAGATGCCGGTCGGCCCGGTTCTTGCCATCACTCCGTGGAACTTCCCGCTCGCGATGGGAACCCGCAAGATCGGCCCCGCGCTCGCTGCCGGATGCACCATCATCGTCAAACCGGCCAGTGAGACGCCGTTGACGATGTTGTTCCTTGCTCAGCTCTTCGCCGAGGTCGGGCTCCCCGACGGTGTGCTGTCGGTGCTGACGACGTCGAAGTCCAGCGCGGTGAGCGCGCCGATCCTCGAGGACCCACGGCTGCGAAAACTGACATTCACCGGTTCCACGGAGGTGGGGAAGAAGCTCATCGAGCAGTCGGCAGGAGGGTTGCTGAGAACCTCGATGGAACTGGGTGGCAATGCGCCGTTCGTCGTGTTCGACGACGCAGATGTCGATGCAGCAGTCGACGGTGCGATGCTCGCGAAGATGCGCAACGGCGGCGAGGCGTGCACGGCCGCGAACCGATTCCACGTCGCGAACAGCGTGCGAGAAGAGTTCACCGCGAAGCTCGTCGAGCGGATGAAGGAGATGACACTCGGTCCAGGCATCGATCCTGATACCAAGCTCGGACCGCTGATCAACGCAGATCAGTTGGGCACGGTGAAAGAACTCGTCGACGACGCAGTGCAGTGTGGGGCGAACATTGCACTCGGTGGCGAGGCACCTGGCGGGGACGGGTACTTCTATCCGGCGACGGTCCTGACGAATGTGCCGGCGAACGCGCGAATCCTGAAGGAAGAAGTCTTCGGCCCGGTAGCGCCGATCGTCGGCTTCGATACCGATGAAGAGGGAATTGCGGCGGCGAACGCCACCGAGTTCGGACTGGCGTCGTACATCTACACCCGTGGACTCGACCGTGCGCTACGGGTGGCGGACGCCATCGACAGCGGAATGGTGGGAGTCAACCGGGGAGTCATCTCGGATGCGGCCGCGCCGTTCGGCGGGGTCAAAGCGTCCGGCTTCGGTCGTGAAGGCGGAACCGAGGGGATCGACGAATACCTGGAAACCAAGTACATTGCCCTGACCTGACAGCCCTGACTGCTTCGTCGTGCATGCCTTAGTGGCATGCACGACGGAAGTCTCTAGTGTCCGAGTCGTCCGCGACCCAGGCGAAGAAGCAACATTGCGAGCGTGTGGCCTTCCTGGCCGAGGCTGCTGAAGCGGTCGAGTACCTTCATTTCACGGCTGTGCACCAGGCGCGGGCCGCCGGACGCCATGCGCGTGCGGCCGATGAGCTGTGATACCTCGGTGCGGCGCTGGATGGCAGCGAGGATCTCCGAGTCCAGCCGATCGATCTCCTGGCGGAGTGCATCGATTTCGGCCTCGGAAGAGGGCAACGCAGTCTCGGTGTCGATCTTTGTCGTAGATGCCATTTCGTCTCCTCGTGTCACAAGTGTGGATCGTTGTTCGATCCGACACCGTTACGTCCCCCCAACTTCGAGGACTTGCCGCAGAACTATGTAATGCTGTGTGCTGAGTCACATCTTTTCGGCCCGCGAATCCCCGGGATGGAGAACCACGGACCGCGTTACTAGGAACAACCCCCGCGACCCCGCGCCGAAGAATCGGCTGCGTACAGGGCATAGCGACGAACGATATTTTCGATCACCGATCCAGTGTGCCACCTGTTCGCAGTCCTGAAAAGTCAGTCGGGGAGCCGAATCGTCCGTTCGGTTTTGTGCTGCGTCCTCAACCAGCAGTCACGCATGGGTTCGTGTAAAGGGGTGTCGGTGCGCGCCGGTAGCCTGGGCAAGCGATGAATACGAACCTCACGGCACTACCTGTTCCCGGAAAGTCGGCCGCTTCCGGAAAGTCCGAAGCACTGCTGGAGGGACTCAACCCCCAGCAGCGTGAGGCTGTGATGCACTCGGGATCGCCGCTGCTCATCGTGGCCGGGGCAGGGTCGGGAAAGACGGCTGTTCTGACGCGTCGTATTGCGTACCTGTTGGCCGAGCGCGGGGTCATGCCGGGCCAGGTTCTGGCCATCACCTTCACCAACAAGGCCGCCGCGGAGATGCGTGAGCGCGTCGCCGGCCTCGTCGGCCCCCGGGCCAACAGCATGTGGGTCTCGACCTTCCACTCGAGCTGCGTGCGCATCCTCCGCAACCAGGCGTCGTTGCTGCCCGGGCTCAACTCGAACTTCTCGATCTACGACGCCGACGATTCACGCCGACTGCTGACGATGATCTCCAAAGACCTGCAGATCGATACGAAGAAGTTCTCGGCGCGGCTGCTCTCGACAGCGATTTCGAATCTGAAGAACGAACTCATCGGACCTGAGGACGCTGCCGCCGACGCCGACAAGCAGATGGTCGAGCTGCCCAAGCTCGTCGCGCAGGTGTACGGCATCTACCAGCAACGGCTTCGGTCGGCCAACGCCATGGACTTCGACGATCTGATCGGCGAGACCGTCGGCCTGTTGCAGGCGTTTCCGCAGGTCGCCGAGTACTACCGTCGCCGGTTCCGGCATGTGCTCGTCGACGAGTACCAGGACACCAACCATGCGCAGTACATGCTCGTTCGTGAGCTGGTCGGCCGCGAGGATTCCGACGGAGCACTCGAAGGCACCATCGCGCCAGGCGAGCTGTGCGTCGTCGGCGACGCGGATCAGTCGATCTACGCGTTCCGTGGCGCCACCATTCGCAATATCGAGGAGTTCGAGCGCGACTACCCGGACGCCCGAACCATCCTCCTCGAGCAGAATTACCGTTCGACACAGAACATCCTGTCCGCAGCCAACTCGGTCATCTCCCGCAACACCGGCAGGCGCGACAAGCGGTTGTGGACGGACTCGGGGGAGGGCGAGCTCATCGTCGGCTACGTGGCCGACAACGAGCACGACGAAGCGTCGTTCGTCGCCTCGGAGATCGACAGGCTCGTCGACAACCACGACGTGCGCTACGACGAGGTAGCGGTCTTCTATCGAACCAACAACTCCTCGCGTGCGCTGGAGGAGATCTTCATCCGCCTCGGGTTGCCCTACAAGGTCGTGGGCGGGGTGCGATTCTACGAACGCAAGGAAGTACGCGACATGGTCGCGTACTTGCGCGTGTTGTCCAACGAAGACGACACGGTGAGCATGCGACGAATCTTGAACACGCCGCGTCGGGGGGTCGGTGACCGTGCCGAAGCATGCGTCGCCGTCCATGCCGAGCAGCGCGACATCAGCTTCTCCGCAGCACTCCACGACGCCGCAGCAGGCAAGGTCGCACTGCTCAATTCGCGTTCGCAGAAGTTGATCGGCCAGTTCCTCGAACTACTCGACGAACTCCGCTCGATACTGAACAGCACCGACGACGACGGCAACGACATCGCGGACATCGGCGACGTCGTCGAGGCTGTACTCGATCGCACCGGGTATCGCGCCGAACTCGAAGCCAGCAGTGACCCCCAGGACGGTGCGCGGCTCGACAACCTCAACGAGCTCGTCAGCGTGGCACGAGAATTCACCTCGGAGGCGCGCAACCTCGCCGCAGTGGAAGCCGAAGCCGACGTAGAGGTGGAGCGAGAGGAAGGCACTCCCGAACCCGGTTCGCTCGCAGCGTTCCTCGAACGGGTGTCACTTGTCGCCGACACCGATCAGATACCGGATTCCGGAACGGGTGTCGTCACCTTGATGACGCTGCACACCGCGAAGGGCCTCGAATTCCCCGTCGTCTTCGTGACCGGGTGGGAGGACGGGCAATTCCCGCACATGCGCGCACTCGGCGACCCGAACGAATTGTCGGAAGAACGCAGGCTCGCGTACGTCGGTATCACTCGTGCACGGCATCGTCTGTACCTCACGCGTGCGATCATGCGCTCGGCATGGGGTCAGCCGATCAACAATCCGGAGTCGCGATTCCTGCAAGAAATTCCACAATCGCTGATCGACTGGAAACGTGAGGATCCAGGCATCGGTGGACGGCCGAGATCAGGTGGTTTCGGTGGCGGCGGCTTCGGGGGTGGCGGTGGTTTCGGTGGCGGTGGCTTCGGCGAGCGTCGCGGGCAGCAATCGACGCCGAGCTTCGGCTCCGCGCGCGCACGCAACAACGCTCTCGTTCTCGCCGTGGGCGACCGCGTCAATCACGACAAGTACGGTCTGGGAACTGTTCTCGAGTCCACCGGCACCGGTACTTCTGCCATGGTGTTGGTCGACTTCGGTACGTCGGGACGCGTGAAGATGATGCTCATCGGCGGCGTGCCGATGACCAAGCTCTGAACAGACGAAAGCCGCGCACCGAATAGTCGGGTGCGCGGCGGGGAGTGCGTCGAACTGTCAGTCCATTTCGGGTCCGAGGCCGATGCCTCGGGAAGCCAACCACGGAAGCGGGTCGATCTTGCTGTCGCCCGGGAGGTGGACCTCGAAGTGCAGGTGCGGTCCGGTGGAGAAACCACGGTTGCCCATACGTGCGATCTGGTCTCCGGCCATGACTTCCTGGCCGACCGTGACGTTCGCGCTGTCGATGTGCCCGTACACGGTGATGGTGCCGTCGGCGTGCTGCAGGCGAACCCACATTCCGAAACCGGCCGCGGGGCCCGCGTCGATGACTTTGCCGTCGGCGACCGCGAGGATCGGTGTGCCGATAGCGTTGGCGATGTCCACGCCTGCGTGGAGAACTCCCCAGCGCTGACCGAAGTTGGAGGTGTACGTACCAACTGCGGGAAGCACGAACAGCGGTCGGCGGGCGGCAGCCTCACGTGCGGCGCGCTCTTCGCTGAAGCGCTGCCCCTTGGCGAGGAGGTCGTTGAACTGGCTGAGATCGACGGGGTTCGCGACATTCAGGATCTGTGGAGCCGAAGAAGCAGAAACGTCGGTCGTGGTGTCAGCGGCGAAATTGGCTGCCTGCGGGACGGCCGTAGCGGCGACGCCCGGGGCTGCTGGCGCTGCGCCTGCAGCGAGAGCAACTTCCTCGGACATACTCGGAGCGGAAGGTCCGTGGTCGATGACGGCCTGGCCTGCAGCCACGACGGCACCTGCAGCGACTGCCAGGACGGCGGCGCGGCCCTTGAGTGCGGTGGGAGGCGTCGGGATCCGATGCGCGCCACGCCGACGAGAAACAGCGATCTCGTTTGCAGGAACACCCTCTGTAACGAAATCAGGCTCCGCCGAGACATCCACTTCGGAGATGCTGTGCAGCTCGCTGTCGTGGTAGCTCTCGGCAGAGCCGTAGTTGCTTGCGAAGTAGTCGTAGCCGGTCGTATCGAAGTCTTCCGCTTCGGTTCCCCAGCTGGTCTGAGTCGTGAACACGGTGGGCGCGCTTTCGGTTACCGCTGCCGGTTTTACGAACCGGCTGGTGGTGAAGGACGCGCGGTGTTGCGACAAGACTAGCGACCTCCCACTTCCGTGATCTGCTCGTGACTTAAGACTCGGCAGACGGTAACGAAACGATTGCGGTACGCGCAAGTTAATCGACCTAAACCGACTCATATGTGAGATGGCTCACAAGGCGAGCAGGCGTTTTGCGGAGATCGACTGTGATCTCCGACAGGTCACAAAAATGGCTACCAACCGCGTGGCGGCCGAGAAGATCGCGGACGAGCGATAGCGTCCTGATACGTGTCCTCTCCTTCACAGACAGGCAAAGTCCCTCCCCGCGTGATCGAGGGTCGATCACCGGATGGCGCGAGCTCCCGCGCAGCGGCTCTTGCCGCAACCGCAGCAACGTCGATTGCGGCGCTGATCGCCCTCGCTTCCCTGGCTCTGGCGCCCGTCGGAGCGGCCCAGGGCGTTGGTCCGGAAACCGGAGTCGTTGTGGGGGCGGTCGTTGCGGTTGCTCCTGTCGTCGCAGTGGCGATTCTGGCGATTCTCACCGTCATTGCTCGGCCTGCGCTCGCCGGCGCACTGACGGCCGGGTACGGCGCCATCTCGGTGGGACTGGTCCTACTTGATCTCGGTTTGGTCAGTTCGCCGATCGATGCCAATCGGCTCGAGCTGTTCCGGCCGACTACTGCCGAAGCCCTCGAACCGGAGCTCGGTGCCTACGGGTTGATCGCCGCCCATGCCCTCGCCGTGGTGGGCGGTGTGCTCGGTCTCGTCGCCGTCGGTAGGGCTTCGTTCGACGATGGCTACGGCCATTCGCCCCGAGCGGAGCTGACCGGTCGGTCGTCGGCAGTTCGAATCGGAGCGACCCTGTCGGTGATCGCGGTAGTGGCCTCGCTCGTCGCGGCCGCCGCGATGTGGACACCGCCGTATGTCTCGACCGATTCGATCGTCCTGGTTCGGGCAGTCGTCGAATCGCCCCTGACGACCGCGCTCGGATCGGGAGCGCTGGCGCTGGCCGTGGTGATCGTCGTAGCAGCAGCGCTCGCATCGATCTCCCCGCCCGTTGCTGCCGGCGCGGTACTTGCAGCGGGTCTGGGGATCGTCGGGATCTTCGGCAGCCGGGGCGTCGCGGGATCTGCGTCCGGTCCTGGCGTCGACGCGTCTGCAGGTTCTTGGATCGGCGCGGTCGGGGGGATCGTGCTGACCGTCGTCGGAGTTCTCGCACTCCCCATCTCTGCTGTCCGCGACCGGCGGGGCGACGCCGGGGGAACGACGGGGCGTGACCGCAAGCTGCAGGATCCGAGTTCGTCCATGCGGTGGCACGTCGTCGCCGGGATGTCGGGGGTTGCCGGGGGAGTTCTCCTGAGTGCCGCTGGATTCCTGCCGATACTCGATGTTCCCGACGGCATGCCGAATCCGACGATTCTCGCGACGCGCACTGCGCTCATCGCGGGGTTCCTACTCGTGATCGCGTCCGTTCCGATGTTCTTCTCGTTGTTCGCCGGCACCGTCCGTCCGGCGCTCGGGATCATCGCCGTCGCTGCGATCATGGCCTCGACCGGCGTCCTGCAGTCGGTGGTGCTTGCCGCCGACATCGACGGCATCGGCCTTGGTATCGGCGGCATTGCGACTGCTCTCGGGGCAACCGCCGCGGCCGTCTGCGGACTCGGGGTGCTCCTCGCGGGTAGTTCCGAGCGGGACGACGTCGACACATCCGACATGCGCACCGACGGCAACGTGGGGTCGGTGGCGTGGCTCGGCGGGATCGTGTCGGCAGTAGCTCTCGGACTGCCCCTCTATCGGGGCGTCGACACCTCGGCTGCGTCGTTCGCGGAGTTCCCCTGGGGTTGGGATGCCTGGGGCCAGGCAGCGATGGCGGTGACCGTGGTGGTGGCCGTCCTCCTTGCGTCACGCTCGCGGCCCGCCAGAGGGACCGCCCTTCTCGTCGGGTGCGCGGTCGCCATGGTCGTCTATGTGCTGGGTTGGCCGCTGACACAAGCGCGTGTGCTGGACCCTGCTATCGGAGCCGGTTCGTTCGTCGGCGCGCTCGGGTGTGTGATTCTCGCTGTGGCGGCAGCTCTTTCGGCCCGACGCCGCAGCCAGTGAGGCGTGGGACACACACCATGAGCCGGTGAGATAGACCACATAGCATCCATGCGCCCGATGCGCCGCCTGGGCACCTGGATAAAGTCCATCACCAGACCCGCTCACACCCCTTGAGCGGGCGTCAACGTAGACGAGACGGTGAGCTGATGGATCTCTTCGAATACCAGGCGAAGGAATTGTTCGCCAAGCATGGCGTACCCACCTCCGCCGGTCGTGTCACCGACACGGTCGCCGGAGCAACCCAGATTGCCGAAGAAATCGGCAAGCCAGTGATGGTCAAAGCGCAGGTCAAGGTCGGTGGCCGCGGCAAGGCCGGTGGCGTCAAGTACTCCAAGGACGTCGCAGCAGCCACCGAGAACGCAGAAGCGATTCTCGGACTCGACATCAAGGGCCATGTCGTCAATAAGCTTCTCGTTGCAGAAGCCTCCGACATCGCCGAGGAGTACTACATCTCCTTCCTGCTCGATCGCACCAACCGCACCTACCTTGCGATGTGTTCGGTCGAGGGTGGCGTCGAAATCGAGGTGACGGCGGAGGAGAACCCCGACGCACTCGCACGTATCCCGGTCGACGCCGTCAAGGGCGTCGACCTTGCTTTTGCTCGTGAAATCGCCGAAAAGGGCAAGCTTCCCGCCGAGGTGCTCGACGCCGCTGCGGTGACCATCCAGAAGCTGTGGGAGGTCTTCATCAATGAAGACGCTCTCCTGGTCGAGGTCAACCCGCTGGTTCGCACCCCGGACGATCAGATCCTCGCCCTCGACGGCAAGGTGACGCTCGACGCCAACGCAGACTTCCGTCAGGCCGGCCATGCCGAGTTCGAGGACAAGGACGCAGCCGATCCCCTCGAGGCCAAGGCCAAGGAGAACGACCTCAACTACGTCAAGCTCGACGGACAGGTCGGCATCATCGGAAACGGTGCCGGGCTGGTCATGTCCACGCTCGACGTCGTCGCATACGCGGGCGAGGCACACGGCGGCGTCAAGCCCGCCAACTTCCTCGACATCGGCGGCGGCGCTTCGGCCGAGGTCATGGCCGCAGGCCTCGACGTCATCCTTGGCGACGAGCAGGTCAAGAGCGTGTTCGTCAACGTCTTCGGTGGTATCACCGCGTGTGACGCAGTCGCCAACGGCATCGTCGGCGCGCTGAAGAAGCTGGGCGACGACGCCAACAAGCCGCTCGTGGTCCGCCTCGACGGAAACAAGGTCGAAGAGGGCCGCAAGATTCTCGCCGACGCCGCGCACCCGCTGGTGACGCTCGCCGGAACCATGGACGAGGGCGCCGACAAGGCCGCCGAGCTGGCAGCGAAGTAGAGGAAACCATGTCAATCTTTCTGAACAAGGACAACAAGGTCATCGTCCAGGGCATCACCGGCGGCGAAGGCACCAAGCACACCGCCCTGATGC is part of the Rhodococcus sovatensis genome and encodes:
- the pgi gene encoding glucose-6-phosphate isomerase, coding for MSGDITGSDAWSNLKAHHEAIGEKKLRDLFTEDPDRGRTFTMDAGDLHIDYSKHIIDSETVSLLVELARAADVEGRRDAMFAGEHINTSEDRAVLHTALRLPADATLEVDGQNVVADVHEVLTRMGEFTDRLRSGEWVGATGSRISTVVNIGIGGSDLGPVMVYKALRHYADAGIDARFVSNVDPADLVAALVGLDPASTLFIIASKTFSTLETLTNATAARRWLVDALGEDSVAKHFVAVSTNAERVSEFGIDTANMFGFWDWVGGRYSVDSAIGLSVMAVIGKEAFGEFLDGFHRIDEHFRTTPLEQNAPALLGLLGLWYSSFFGSETRAVLPYSNDLSRFPAYLQQLTMESNGKSVKADGTPVTTSTGEIFWGEPGTNGQHAFYQLLHQGTRLIPADFIGFAEPTDDLPTRDGTGSMHDLLMSNYFAQTKVLAFGKTADEIAAEGTAPDVVPHKVMPGNRPSTSILAPKLTPSVVGQLIALYEHQVFVEGVVWGVDSFDQWGVELGKTQALELTPVLTDEAAPEKQGDSSTDALVRWYRDQRGRAK
- a CDS encoding NAD-dependent succinate-semialdehyde dehydrogenase, which translates into the protein METNSLVESIQPKLWIGGHAVDAENAATFEVNDPATGKPITRVADASAADAKKAIDAAAAAQKSWAKTPARERGEYLRAAFEKITERADDVATLMTLEMGKALAESKAEVKYGAEFFRWFAEEAVRIEGRYTPAPAGNGRILVSKMPVGPVLAITPWNFPLAMGTRKIGPALAAGCTIIVKPASETPLTMLFLAQLFAEVGLPDGVLSVLTTSKSSAVSAPILEDPRLRKLTFTGSTEVGKKLIEQSAGGLLRTSMELGGNAPFVVFDDADVDAAVDGAMLAKMRNGGEACTAANRFHVANSVREEFTAKLVERMKEMTLGPGIDPDTKLGPLINADQLGTVKELVDDAVQCGANIALGGEAPGGDGYFYPATVLTNVPANARILKEEVFGPVAPIVGFDTDEEGIAAANATEFGLASYIYTRGLDRALRVADAIDSGMVGVNRGVISDAAAPFGGVKASGFGREGGTEGIDEYLETKYIALT
- a CDS encoding chorismate mutase → MASTTKIDTETALPSSEAEIDALRQEIDRLDSEILAAIQRRTEVSQLIGRTRMASGGPRLVHSREMKVLDRFSSLGQEGHTLAMLLLRLGRGRLGH
- the pcrA gene encoding DNA helicase PcrA; its protein translation is MNTNLTALPVPGKSAASGKSEALLEGLNPQQREAVMHSGSPLLIVAGAGSGKTAVLTRRIAYLLAERGVMPGQVLAITFTNKAAAEMRERVAGLVGPRANSMWVSTFHSSCVRILRNQASLLPGLNSNFSIYDADDSRRLLTMISKDLQIDTKKFSARLLSTAISNLKNELIGPEDAAADADKQMVELPKLVAQVYGIYQQRLRSANAMDFDDLIGETVGLLQAFPQVAEYYRRRFRHVLVDEYQDTNHAQYMLVRELVGREDSDGALEGTIAPGELCVVGDADQSIYAFRGATIRNIEEFERDYPDARTILLEQNYRSTQNILSAANSVISRNTGRRDKRLWTDSGEGELIVGYVADNEHDEASFVASEIDRLVDNHDVRYDEVAVFYRTNNSSRALEEIFIRLGLPYKVVGGVRFYERKEVRDMVAYLRVLSNEDDTVSMRRILNTPRRGVGDRAEACVAVHAEQRDISFSAALHDAAAGKVALLNSRSQKLIGQFLELLDELRSILNSTDDDGNDIADIGDVVEAVLDRTGYRAELEASSDPQDGARLDNLNELVSVAREFTSEARNLAAVEAEADVEVEREEGTPEPGSLAAFLERVSLVADTDQIPDSGTGVVTLMTLHTAKGLEFPVVFVTGWEDGQFPHMRALGDPNELSEERRLAYVGITRARHRLYLTRAIMRSAWGQPINNPESRFLQEIPQSLIDWKREDPGIGGRPRSGGFGGGGFGGGGGFGGGGFGERRGQQSTPSFGSARARNNALVLAVGDRVNHDKYGLGTVLESTGTGTSAMVLVDFGTSGRVKMMLIGGVPMTKL
- a CDS encoding M23 family metallopeptidase, producing the protein MSQHRASFTTSRFVKPAAVTESAPTVFTTQTSWGTEAEDFDTTGYDYFASNYGSAESYHDSELHSISEVDVSAEPDFVTEGVPANEIAVSRRRGAHRIPTPPTALKGRAAVLAVAAGAVVAAGQAVIDHGPSAPSMSEEVALAAGAAPAAPGVAATAVPQAANFAADTTTDVSASSAPQILNVANPVDLSQFNDLLAKGQRFSEERAAREAAARRPLFVLPAVGTYTSNFGQRWGVLHAGVDIANAIGTPILAVADGKVIDAGPAAGFGMWVRLQHADGTITVYGHIDSANVTVGQEVMAGDQIARMGNRGFSTGPHLHFEVHLPGDSKIDPLPWLASRGIGLGPEMD
- the sucC gene encoding ADP-forming succinate--CoA ligase subunit beta, with the protein product MDLFEYQAKELFAKHGVPTSAGRVTDTVAGATQIAEEIGKPVMVKAQVKVGGRGKAGGVKYSKDVAAATENAEAILGLDIKGHVVNKLLVAEASDIAEEYYISFLLDRTNRTYLAMCSVEGGVEIEVTAEENPDALARIPVDAVKGVDLAFAREIAEKGKLPAEVLDAAAVTIQKLWEVFINEDALLVEVNPLVRTPDDQILALDGKVTLDANADFRQAGHAEFEDKDAADPLEAKAKENDLNYVKLDGQVGIIGNGAGLVMSTLDVVAYAGEAHGGVKPANFLDIGGGASAEVMAAGLDVILGDEQVKSVFVNVFGGITACDAVANGIVGALKKLGDDANKPLVVRLDGNKVEEGRKILADAAHPLVTLAGTMDEGADKAAELAAK